Proteins from a genomic interval of Pan paniscus chromosome Y, NHGRI_mPanPan1-v2.0_pri, whole genome shotgun sequence:
- the LOC129395602 gene encoding testis-specific Y-encoded protein 3-like: MEAVQEGAAGVESEQAALGEEAVLLLDDIMAEVEVVAEEEGLVERQEEAQRAQPGPGPMTPESALEELLAVQVELEPVNAQARKAFSRQREKMERRRKPHLDRRGAVIQSVPGFWANVIANHPQMSALITDEDEDMLSYMVSLEVEEEKHPVHLCKIMLFFRSNPYFQNEVITKEYLVNITEYRASRSTPIEWYPYYEVEAYRRRHHSSSLNFFNWFSDHNFAGSNKIAEILCKDLWRNPLQYYKRMKPPEEGTETSGDSQLLS; this comes from the exons ATGGAGGCTGTACAGGAGGGGGCGGCCGGGGTGGAGAGTGAGCAGGCGGCTTTGGGGGAGGAGGCGGTGCTGCTGTTGGATGACATAAtggcggaggtggaggtggtggcggaGGAGGAGGGCCTCGTGGAGCGGCAGGAGGAGGCCCagcgggcacagcctggccctgggcccatgaccccagagtctgcactggaggagctgctggccgTTCAGGTGGAGCTGGAGCCGGTTAATGCCCAAGCCAGGAAGGCCTTTTCTCGGCAGCGGGAAAAGATGGAGCGGAGGCGCAAGCCCCACCTAGACCGCAGAGGCGCCGTCATCCAGAGCGTCCCTGGCTTCTGGGCCAATGTT ATTGCAAACCACCCCCAGATGTCAGCCCTGATCACTGACGAAGATGAAGACATGCTGAGCTACATGGTCAGCCTGGAG GTGGAAGAAGAGAAGCATCCTGTTCATCTCTGCAAGATCATGTTGTTCTTTCGGAGTAACCCCTACTTCCAGAATGAAGTGATTACCAAGGAATATCTGGTGAACATCACAG AATACAGGGCTTCTCGTTCCACTCCAATTGAGTGGTATCCGTATTATGAAGTGGAGGCCTATCGCCGCAGACACCACAGCAGCAGCCTTAACTTCTTCAActggttctctgaccacaacttcGCAGGATCTAACAAGATTGCTGAG ATCCTATGTAAGGACCTGTGGCGCAATCCCCTGCAATACTACAAGAGGATGAAGCCACCTGAAGAGGGAACAGAGACGTCAG GGGACTCCCAGTTGTTGAGTTGA